The Streptomyces xanthii genome has a segment encoding these proteins:
- a CDS encoding ferredoxin, producing the protein MSDQEKQARWRIEADAQACMGTGICAGVAPHRFQVVDGRSKPSTEEFPPDDAVWDAVESCPMEALRVRDTVSGEVLDLS; encoded by the coding sequence ATGAGTGATCAGGAGAAGCAGGCCCGCTGGCGGATCGAGGCCGATGCGCAGGCGTGCATGGGGACGGGCATCTGCGCGGGAGTGGCTCCGCACCGTTTCCAGGTGGTGGACGGGCGTTCGAAGCCCTCCACGGAGGAGTTCCCTCCGGACGACGCGGTGTGGGACGCGGTGGAGTCGTGCCCGATGGAGGCGCTGCGGGTGCGGGACACGGTGAGCGGCGAGGTGCTCGACCTCTCGTGA
- a CDS encoding alpha/beta fold hydrolase: MTDALEASEVRASAARDEAARSGAAQDGAAPDVPAQSEAGPLRSLFDAVHDTVTEVRARQDDYFVRRPLRLPARLLSAGGDETVAASLARLLGDTYALTVEAVSDEAELTAVDRLAAARATRSGPLPAPAPPSAREAAALARLQEERRAAVTREADRIGAAAPERVGVLGGVLPYLAAGPRTEDRPPVVLVNALGMGTALWHPLMAVLARTHRVLTWAPRGTAPDSRPLRLRDQADDLAAVLAAEGARECHLVGWCSGPKAALAFHRRRPGAVRSMVFLHGSFRHTGDAAGREPDTPYERNLEELCRAVTARPALAGRLRTLFTGAPAPLPDDTPPHQAAEEVLARPARALDTELLRPFADDAVLVAYARQLLDYWADDALAHAGDVDVPVLCVGAEFDRIASPERLALAAGRFPRARHELLPGATHHSMYDRPAEVAALLTEFFAAAEPRSIVSGAPR, translated from the coding sequence ATGACGGACGCGCTGGAGGCATCCGAGGTGCGGGCATCCGCGGCGCGGGACGAAGCCGCGCGGAGCGGCGCGGCACAGGACGGGGCCGCACCCGACGTACCGGCGCAGAGCGAGGCCGGCCCGCTGCGGTCTCTCTTCGACGCCGTGCACGACACCGTCACCGAGGTACGGGCCCGGCAGGACGACTACTTCGTCCGGCGACCGCTGCGCCTGCCCGCCCGGCTGCTCTCGGCCGGCGGCGACGAGACGGTGGCGGCGTCCCTGGCCCGGCTGCTGGGCGACACCTACGCGCTCACCGTCGAGGCGGTGTCCGACGAGGCCGAACTGACCGCCGTGGACCGCCTCGCGGCCGCCCGCGCCACCCGCTCCGGCCCCCTGCCGGCCCCCGCACCGCCGTCCGCGCGGGAAGCGGCCGCCCTCGCCCGCCTCCAGGAAGAACGGCGCGCCGCCGTCACGCGCGAGGCCGACCGGATCGGCGCCGCCGCACCCGAGCGCGTCGGCGTCCTCGGCGGCGTCCTGCCCTACCTCGCGGCCGGACCCCGTACCGAGGACCGGCCCCCGGTCGTCCTCGTCAACGCGCTCGGCATGGGCACCGCCCTGTGGCACCCCCTGATGGCCGTGCTCGCGCGCACCCACCGGGTCCTGACCTGGGCACCGCGCGGCACCGCGCCGGACAGCCGTCCGCTGCGCCTGCGCGACCAGGCCGACGACCTCGCCGCCGTCCTGGCCGCCGAGGGAGCACGCGAGTGCCACCTCGTGGGCTGGTGCAGCGGCCCCAAGGCGGCCCTGGCCTTCCACCGCCGGCGCCCCGGCGCCGTCCGCTCGATGGTCTTCCTGCACGGCTCGTTCCGGCACACCGGCGACGCGGCCGGACGCGAACCCGACACCCCCTACGAGCGCAACCTCGAGGAGCTGTGCCGCGCGGTGACCGCCCGGCCCGCCCTCGCCGGCCGCCTGCGCACCCTGTTCACCGGGGCCCCCGCGCCGCTGCCCGACGACACCCCGCCGCACCAGGCCGCCGAGGAGGTCCTCGCCCGGCCCGCCCGCGCCCTGGACACCGAACTCCTGCGCCCCTTCGCGGACGACGCCGTCCTGGTCGCGTACGCGCGCCAGCTCCTCGACTACTGGGCCGACGACGCGCTGGCCCACGCGGGCGACGTGGACGTGCCGGTGCTGTGCGTGGGCGCCGAGTTCGACCGCATCGCCTCCCCCGAACGCCTCGCGCTGGCCGCCGGCCGCTTCCCCCGGGCCCGCCACGAGCTGCTCCCCGGGGCCACGCACCACTCCATGTACGACCGGCCCGCCGAAGTGGCCGCTCTGCTCACCGAGTTCTTCGCCGCGGCGGAGCCTCGCTCAATTGTGAGCGGCGCCCCTCGCTGA
- a CDS encoding enoyl-CoA hydratase-related protein, whose protein sequence is MTATGPVHDGVRLTAQPHVLRVTLASADGLNSLGGGTLRALEAALDRAEADPECRVLVIEGSGGTFCTGLDFEEAVTDASGADQGGAAFLALMRRLGRTPLAVVACVDGRVAGGGVGLAAAADLVIATERSEFSLPEALWGLVPCCVLPVLVRRTGYQPAYAMALSTQPVPARRAAEFRLVDEVVPDPEAAVRKLLVRLTRLDPVTIGELKRYFQAMWFTTQDTDEFALREFTRLIDSPVARRRITDYTTTRRLPWEAPRP, encoded by the coding sequence GTGACGGCCACCGGCCCGGTCCACGACGGCGTGCGGCTGACGGCACAGCCGCACGTCCTGCGGGTCACGCTCGCCAGTGCCGACGGCCTCAACAGCCTCGGCGGCGGCACGCTCCGGGCCCTGGAGGCGGCCCTCGACCGGGCCGAGGCCGACCCGGAGTGCCGGGTGCTCGTCATCGAGGGCTCGGGCGGCACGTTCTGCACGGGGCTCGACTTCGAGGAGGCCGTCACCGACGCCTCGGGCGCCGACCAGGGCGGGGCCGCGTTCCTCGCCCTGATGCGGCGCCTGGGCCGCACCCCGCTCGCGGTCGTCGCCTGTGTGGACGGCCGGGTCGCCGGCGGCGGCGTCGGACTCGCGGCCGCCGCCGACCTCGTGATCGCCACCGAGCGCAGCGAGTTCAGCCTGCCGGAGGCCCTGTGGGGCCTCGTCCCCTGCTGTGTGCTGCCGGTGCTGGTGCGGCGCACCGGCTACCAGCCCGCGTACGCGATGGCGCTGAGCACCCAGCCGGTGCCGGCCCGCCGCGCCGCCGAGTTCCGGCTCGTGGACGAGGTCGTGCCGGACCCCGAGGCGGCGGTGCGCAAGCTGCTGGTCCGGCTGACCCGGCTCGACCCGGTCACGATCGGCGAGCTCAAGCGGTACTTCCAGGCGATGTGGTTCACCACGCAGGACACGGACGAGTTCGCGCTGCGCGAGTTCACCCGGCTGATCGACTCGCCCGTCGCGCGGCGCCGCATCACCGACTACACGACTACGCGGCGGCTCCCCTGGGAGGCGCCCCGGCCCTGA
- a CDS encoding DUF6039 family protein, whose protein sequence is MTDAASGARSAFLPAHSGPLGSDSGLLHTGNAGFIIHRAGQLNHAFRAQGREFATDLVGHLNKVMEGIATIVVHEEILGTADRLHWLIHMKQPNDYSRFLEVADHDRSFKEITEADRIAAAEGAGNWERMFVEGSFKERVYVPQHGLDEHDDDHGHDDHHEASDTFVPPARHQTGLPDDQMRSSVDSGLTILRTAQTAFKFRTEAREFAFAWAREVNRALAGEATVYLYEETFGQQDRIHWMIHLESFDTYRKLVELSRHDAGYQALSDRQFVPDYKGGGGWEQTFVSPTIQDVVLTPLHAGSPSWF, encoded by the coding sequence ATGACCGACGCGGCGAGCGGTGCCCGGAGCGCGTTTCTTCCCGCCCACAGCGGGCCCCTGGGATCCGACTCCGGCCTGCTGCACACCGGCAACGCGGGATTCATCATCCACCGTGCGGGCCAGCTCAACCACGCGTTCCGCGCTCAGGGCCGTGAGTTCGCCACGGACCTGGTCGGCCATCTCAACAAGGTGATGGAGGGGATCGCGACGATCGTCGTGCACGAGGAGATCCTCGGCACCGCCGACCGCCTCCACTGGCTGATCCACATGAAGCAGCCGAACGACTACAGCCGCTTCCTCGAGGTCGCCGACCACGACCGCAGCTTCAAGGAGATCACCGAGGCGGACCGCATCGCCGCCGCCGAGGGCGCGGGCAACTGGGAGCGCATGTTCGTCGAGGGTTCCTTCAAGGAGCGCGTCTACGTGCCGCAGCACGGCCTGGACGAGCACGACGACGACCACGGCCACGACGACCACCACGAGGCGTCGGACACCTTCGTCCCGCCGGCCCGCCACCAGACGGGTCTGCCCGACGACCAGATGCGCAGCTCCGTCGACAGCGGCCTGACGATCCTGCGCACCGCCCAGACCGCGTTCAAGTTCCGCACCGAGGCCCGCGAGTTCGCCTTCGCCTGGGCCAGGGAGGTCAACCGCGCGCTCGCCGGCGAGGCCACGGTCTACCTGTACGAGGAGACCTTCGGCCAGCAGGACCGCATCCACTGGATGATCCACCTCGAGAGCTTCGACACCTACCGCAAGCTGGTCGAGCTCAGCCGCCACGACGCCGGCTACCAGGCCCTGTCCGACCGCCAGTTCGTGCCGGACTACAAGGGCGGCGGCGGCTGGGAGCAGACCTTCGTGTCGCCGACCATCCAGGACGTCGTGCTCACGCCGCTGCACGCCGGCTCGCCCTCCTGGTTCTGA
- a CDS encoding YciI family protein yields the protein MKFAIVIIENAESRRQIQEDRSTYRKKIEGWMGQQGQAGVLVGGEAFETEAVAPVTVRRDADGAPQVIEGPFAGDAETLGGYIIVEAADRDAAVEIAKTWPNPETLEVRPLWTAA from the coding sequence ATGAAGTTCGCGATCGTCATCATCGAGAACGCCGAGTCCCGGCGGCAGATCCAGGAAGACCGCTCCACGTACCGCAAGAAGATCGAGGGCTGGATGGGCCAGCAGGGCCAGGCCGGTGTCCTCGTCGGCGGCGAGGCGTTCGAGACCGAGGCCGTCGCCCCGGTGACGGTCCGCCGCGACGCCGACGGCGCCCCCCAGGTGATCGAGGGCCCGTTCGCCGGTGACGCCGAGACGCTGGGCGGCTACATCATCGTCGAGGCGGCCGACCGCGACGCCGCCGTCGAGATCGCCAAGACGTGGCCGAACCCCGAGACCCTCGAGGTCCGGCCGCTGTGGACCGCCGCGTAG